The following coding sequences are from one Chelonoidis abingdonii isolate Lonesome George chromosome 4, CheloAbing_2.0, whole genome shotgun sequence window:
- the LOC116827982 gene encoding olfactory receptor 5AR1-like translates to MAGGNHTTVTEFILLGFTDDPQTQLILFVVFLGIYIITLIGNLGMIALIHLDARLHNPMYFFLSNLSFSDLCYSTVVVPKTLENFLAERKAISFIGCATQFYFYAVFATVECLLLAAMAYDRYVAICNPLLYPVLMSRKVCIWLVVASYLVGCTNGLIHTNTTFRLPFCTSNVIDHFFCDVPLILKLSCSDTLVNQVLLFIISSLIGLCSFLTIFVSYMYILISILRIHSTEGRYKAFSTCTSHLTAVTLFYTTILFIYLRPRSSYSEGQDQVAAVFYTVVIPMMNPLIYSLRNKEVKDALKRIVRRNFISSSIHSR, encoded by the exons ATGGCTGGGGGGAATCACACCACGGTGACCGAATTCATCCTCTTGGGATTCACAGATGACCCCCAGACCCAACTCATCCTCTTCGTGGTGTTCCTAGGTATCTACATCATCACCCTCATTGGGAACCTTGGGATGATAGCCCTGATCCATCTAGACGCCCGCCTTCACAACCCCATGTACTTTTTCCTCAGTAACCTGTCCTTCTCAGATCTCTGCTACTCCACCGTTGTGGTCCCCAAGACACTGGAAAATTTCTTGGCTGAGAGGAAAGCCATTTCATTTATTGGCTGTGCCACACAGTTTTATTTCTATGCTGTCTTTGCCACTGTGGAGTGTCTCCTACTGGCTGCCATGGCATACGACCGCTATGTGGCCATCTGTAACCCACTGCTATACCCAGTCCTTATGTCCCGGAAGGTCTGCATCTGGCTGGTGGTGGCTTCCTACCTGGTGGGTTGCACCAATGGTCTGATACACACCAACACCACCTTTCGCCTCCCCTTCTGCACCTCCAATGTCATtgaccatttcttctgtgatgtGCCCTTGATACTGAAGCTCTCCTGCTCTGACACCCTGGTCAACCAAGTTCTGCTCTTCATCATCTCCTCCTTGATTGGTCTTTGCTCCTTCCTCACCATCTTTGTCTCCTACATGTACATCTTAATCAGCATCTTGCGGATCCACTCTACTGAGGGCAGGTACAAGGCCTTCTCTACCTGCACCTCCCACCTGACAGCTGTCACTTTGTTCTACACCACCATCCTCTTCATCTACCTGAGGCCCAGATCCAGCTACTCTGAAGGGCAAGACCAAGTGGCTGCAGTCTTCTATACGGTGGTGATCCCTATGATGAACCCGTTGATCTACAGTTTGAGGAATAAGGAGGTGAAGGATGCCCTGAAGAGGATAGTACGGAGGAA CTTTATATCTTCATCTATTCATTCCCGCTGA